GACTCCGTGAACGCGCTCGGACACGGGTCGGGTCGAGACCTCGACAACCCAGGAATTGCTGCCGTCGTCGACTGCCACCCACGAGGGCTCCGGCGCACCGCCCGCGAGCGCGCCAGCTATCACGCTGTACAGACCCTCCCGGATTTCGGCGGGCGGCATCGGCATCAGATCGACTTTGCTCATGACTCAAACCGCGTCCCTGCGGATCTCGAATCCCCCGGGCACTTGATCCGTGGGCACCTGCGCCACCGCAACCGATTTGACCCGTGAAGATCTCGGTCCCTCCTGCAGTCGGCGCATCAGCAGGTCGAGCGTCTCGCCCGACCCTGCGGCGACCACCTCGACCGAGCCGTCCGCCATGTTGCGCACCCAGCCTGCCACCCCGAGGGCTTCGGCCTCGCGCCACACGAAGTAGCGGAATCCGACCCCCTGAACCCTGCCCCTCACCAGGTATCTCTTGGCCTGCATGGTTCACCGCCAGAGGATATCTCGTCCCACCTCACGATGCTTCAGGTCCTTCCTCAACCCGCTGGTGGG
The DNA window shown above is from Acidobacteriota bacterium and carries:
- a CDS encoding acylphosphatase — encoded protein: MQAKRYLVRGRVQGVGFRYFVWREAEALGVAGWVRNMADGSVEVVAAGSGETLDLLMRRLQEGPRSSRVKSVAVAQVPTDQVPGGFEIRRDAV